One part of the Anopheles coustani chromosome 2, idAnoCousDA_361_x.2, whole genome shotgun sequence genome encodes these proteins:
- the LOC131264867 gene encoding intraflagellar transport protein 46 homolog, with protein sequence MAASRRSLDMYDEMYEIKNGREIDDSPPPDLDVSGSLRFINQEEEDEEDDEDHPEEREQRKESFNESHPLALVDEGGKKAARGTADLSQKRETLRKNDSLTDSSGSVSDDEKEPAKKLVEEKEFNPKLYENIDAPGEVKDLFQYISRYTPQRVAIDYKLKIFIPEFIPAVGDIDAFLKVVPPGPVSENKSKKLTGHIQNLGLMILDEPCGDQSDSVLLQMKLRSIFTKPIETPSAIVKSARDIDRWITEIQSLRANQSIQSANAQKQPNVNIDSLMSEWPEEVERTLDAVGFPSAKLDCSLANYIKIVCNIFDIPLPPGESQADYIYALYNLFNLFLAIKQQNSL encoded by the exons ATGGCGGCATCACGGCGTAGTTTGGATATGTACGATGAAatgtacgaaataaaaaatggtcGAGAGATTGACGATAGTCCTCCACCGGACTTGGATGTTTCCGGGTCGCTACGGTTCATCAaccaggaggaggaggacgaggaggatgaTGAGGATCACCCGGAAGAACGGGAACAGCGAAAG GAAAGCTTTAACGAAAGCCACCCATTGGCACTGGTCGatgagggagggaaaaaggcaGCCCGAGGTACAGCAG ACTTGAGCCAGAAGCGCGAGACACTTCGCAAGAACGATTCCCTTACAGACAGCAGTGGCAGTGTGTCGGACGACGAGAAGGAACCGGCCAAGAAGCTGGTCGAGGAGAAGGAGTTCAATCCGAAGCTGTACGAAAACATTGACGCACCGGGCGAGGTGAAGGACCTGTTCCAGTACATTTCACGCTACACGCCGCAGCGCGTTGCGATCGATTACAAGCTAAAAATTTTCATCCCCGAGTTTATACCGGCCGTGGGCGATATCGATGCGTTCCTGAAGGTGGTTCCACCGGGGCCGGTGAGCGAGAACAAGAGCAAGAAGCTAACCGGTCACATACAGAATCTTGGTTTGATG ATCCTGGACGAACCTTGTGGTGATCAGAGCGACAGTGTGCTGCTACAGATGAAGCTACGGTCGATTTTTACCAAACCGATCGAAACACCGTCGGCGATAGTGAAGAGTGCGCGTGACATCGACCGATGGATAACGGAAATACAATCGCTTCGAGCGAACCAGTCCATCCAGAGTGCGAACGCACAGAAACAACCGAACGTGAACATCGACAGCTTGATGTCCGAGTGGCCGGAAGAGGTCGAGCGGACGCTCGATGCGGTCGGTTTCCCTTCGGCCAAGCTGGACTGCAGTTTGGCGAACTACATTAAAATTGTCTGTAACATTTTTGACATTCCGCTGCCACCCGGCGAAAGCCAGGCGGATTATATCTACGCATTGTACAATCTTTTCAACCTTTTCCTGGCAATCAAGCAGCAGAACAGTTTGTAG